A window from Candidatus Woesearchaeota archaeon encodes these proteins:
- a CDS encoding NUDIX hydrolase, whose product MANRKKVYDSRGHDNPGNGVGVIIPNPNNPDEIVMTLRTAETTNSAGMWELPGGKQDLFETIYQAGSRETFDEVGLEVCIKGCIDICDLRIEGQHWMNYTVVAEVKGGELTNKEDLKFDEVRYMNIHELPENTALLAIRGIRNYITKRQHLEYILIETVVQD is encoded by the coding sequence ATGGCAAATCGAAAAAAAGTTTATGATTCCAGGGGACATGATAATCCAGGAAATGGCGTTGGAGTTATAATTCCAAATCCAAATAATCCTGATGAAATTGTTATGACTCTTAGAACTGCAGAAACAACAAATAGTGCAGGAATGTGGGAACTTCCAGGAGGAAAACAAGATCTTTTTGAAACAATATATCAAGCAGGATCTCGCGAAACATTTGATGAAGTAGGTTTAGAAGTTTGCATAAAAGGTTGCATAGATATTTGCGATTTACGAATTGAAGGACAACATTGGATGAACTATACTGTTGTTGCAGAAGTTAAAGGTGGAGAATTAACTAATAAAGAAGACTTAAAATTTGATGAAGTAAGATATATGAATATTCACGAACTTCCAGAAAATACTGCTCTCCTTGCAATCAGAGGAATCAGAAATTATATTACAAAAAGACAACATTTAGAATATATTTTAATTGAAACAGTTGTTCAAGATTAA